One window from the genome of Yarrowia lipolytica chromosome 1B, complete sequence encodes:
- a CDS encoding uncharacterized protein (Compare to YALI0B03498g, similar to Saccharomyces cerevisiae IME4 (YGL192W); ancestral locus Anc_8.152, weakly similar to uniprot|P41833 Saccharomyces cerevisiae YGL192w IME4 positive transcription factor for IME2), translating to MQFLPTLVLLAQCPDNVVCMLPLRSFKLRLLLASAVDPVALQDIHDDLPTLAEFVDSLRHLASLIPIGLHLARSTQENQTIIDHLSVPVLSGFLQRLTMPAVKPVTPVDAAPAGLAPTRTPTAPLDLEKIALSPDVFDHSPIFTLKTHTSFSSVGSSSLTGSASSCTTMVSSPTWNAKVSRSHLAELLDEPLASSTMFTFENEIKQLVNEPSAVFLLSLAKAQLSPMKTHIELCPHASLDECSSDCLNKVRFVPQIMAHTERPLEDCSYLDKCYKSKSCRFLHYQVKMPDYSSSPQRQNRAKNHNSAPVEQPRSYFYSTDPMLSVVLPPQWITCNLKEIGLPVFGDFAAIIADPPWDIHMNSQKLIINDSDLQALDMGCLQKEGVFLLWVTGRTSEVGRKCLAKWGYTDVQEIVWCKTNQLGRTICTGRTGHWLNHSKEHVLIGVKGNPEWLTRGLDVDTVVSNARDKSQKPDELYDIVERMVGKSCRKLELFGRENNLRPGWLTVGSQLNGVNILEPDLAERYERWRVAHQVAIPGDQREGHAPPKEREQRELLSKGGHSSGHHNGKDSPGRNNNKSRGMGRRRRS from the coding sequence ATGCAGTTCCTACCCACGCTTGTGCTGCTGGCCCAGTGCCCAGACAATGTGGTGTGTATGCTTCCGCTGAGATCCTTCAAGCTccgccttcttcttgcctcCGCAGTGGATCCGGTCGCGCTCCAGGACATTCACGACGACCTTCCCACCCTGGCCGAGTTCGTCGACAGTCTCCGTCATCTCGCCTCCCTCATCCCCATTGGCCTCCACCTGGCTCGCTCCACCCAGGAGAACCAGACTATCATTGACCATCTTTCTGTTCCGGTTCTCTCCGGCTTTCTCCAGCGGCTCACTATGCCTGCTGTCAAGCCAGTGACCCCCGTGGACGCTGCTCCTGCCGGCCTGGCCCCTACCCGGACCCCTACTGCTCCTCTCGacctcgagaagattgcTCTGAGCCCAGACGTTTTTGATCATTCACCTATTTTCACTCTCAAGACCCacaccagcttctccagcgttgggtcttcttctctcacCGGCTCGGCCTCTAGCTGTACTACCATGGTAAGCTCGCCCACCTGGAACGCCAAGGTCTCCAGATCCCACCttgccgagctgctggacgaacCTTTGGCCTCCAGCACCATGTTCACGTTTGAGAACGAAATCAAGCAGCTCGTCAACGAGCCCTCAGCCGTATTCCTCCTGTCTCTAGCCAAGGCTCAGCTCTCGCCCATGAAGACCCACATTGAGCTCTGCCCTCATGCTTCTCTTGACGAGTGCAGCTCCGACTGCCTCAATAAGGTCCGATTCGTGCCTCAGATCATGGCACACACCGAGCGGCCCCTGGAGGACTGCTCATATCTGGACAAGTGCTACAAGTCCAAAAGTTGCCGGTTTCTCCACTACCAGGTCAAGATGCCTGACTACTCCAGCTCTCCCCAGCGACAAAACCGGGCCAAGAACCACAACAGTGCCCCCGTGGAGCAGCCGCGGTCCTACTTTTACTCCACGGACCCCATGCTCTCTGTCGTACTACCTCCGCAGTGGATCACCTgcaacctcaaggagattgggCTTCCCGTTTTCGGCGACTTCGCAGCCATCATTGCAGACCCTCCCTGGGACATTCACATGAACTCGCAGAAGCTCATTATCAATGACAGTGACCTACAGGCTCTCGACATGGGCTGCCTACAGAAGGAGGGCGTGTTTCTGCTGTGGGTCACGGGCCGAACCTCCGAGGTTGGTCGCAAGTGCCTCGCTAAGTGGGGCTACACCGACGTCCAGGAGATTGTCTGGTGCAAGACCAACCAGCTTGGACGAACCATCTGTACTGGCCGGACCGGACACTGGCTCAACCACTCCAAGGAGCACGTCCTGATCGGCGTCAAGGGCAACCCCGAGTGGCTGACCCGGGGTCTTGACGTGGACACAGTCGTCTCCAACGCTCGAGACAAGAGCCAGAAGCCTGACGAGCTCTACGACATTGTCGAGCGAATGGTGGGCAAGTCTTGCCGAAAGCTGGAACTGTTTGGGCGTGAGAACAATCTCCGGCCCGGCTGGCTAACAGTGGGTAGCCAGCTTAACGGAGTTAACATTTTGGAGCCTGATCTCGCCGAGCGGTACGAGCGGTGGCGAGTGGCTCACCAGGTCGCAATCCCCGGTGACCAGCGTGAAGGACACGCTCCGCCCAAGGAACGAGAGCAGCGTGAACTTCTCAGCAAGGGCGGCCACTCCTCTGGCCACCACAACGGTAAGGACTCTCCTGGTCGCAACAACAATAAGTCCCGAGGCATGGGGCGACGACGGCGATCTTGA